The following are encoded in a window of Arctopsyche grandis isolate Sample6627 chromosome 4, ASM5162203v2, whole genome shotgun sequence genomic DNA:
- the Tnpo gene encoding transportin 1 isoform X1: MEWEPQQEWLRQILQLLKESQSPDTDTQRHVQQKLEELNKFPDFNNYLIFVLTKLLSEDEPTRSLSGLILKNNVTAHYNRFPTEVAEFIKRECLSAVGDPSPLIRATVGILITTIASKGELTAWPELLPSLCLMLDSQDYNVCEGAFSALQKICEDSTELLDSDALNRPLNILIPKFIQFFQHSSSKIRSQAIACVNPFIVSRTQALMQHVDPFIENLFRLSTDEDGYVRKNVCRALVMLLEVRLDRLMPHMPNIIEYMLVRTQDADDGVALEACEWWLALAEQAVCREVLQPHLPRLLPVLVHGMRYSDIDIILLKGDVEDEDGNVPDRDQDIRPRFHRSRTHTVRHTGADAEGGDSDSESEGTAEDDGALSDWNLRKCSAAALDVLASVFGSDLLPVLFPILNDTLFHTDWVIKESAILALGAVAEGCMGGMLPQLPELVPYLVERLSDSKALVRAITCWTLSRYSHWVVSQPHDAYLKPLMTELLKRILDGNKRVQEAACSAFATLEEEACTELVPYLGYILETLVFAFSKYQHKNLLILYDAIGTLADSVGHHLNKPEYIALLMPPLINKWNFLKDEDKDLFPLLECLSSVATALQAGFLPYCEPVFRRCVSLIEQTLNQHIVSNANSQSPEQFEAPDKDFMIVALDLLSGLAEGLDGHIDHLVLNSNLMQLLYQCMQDPMPEVRQSSFALLGDLTKACFQHVLPNIADFLPILGQNLNPEFISVCNNATWAIGEISIKLGGDMGIYISLVLTQLIETINRPNTPKTLLENTAITIGRLGYVCPHDVAPVLQQFVRQWCMSLRNIRDNEEKDSAFRGMCQMITVNPGGVVGDFVYFCDAVASWVHLKEDLKDMFVKILHGFKAQVGEENWKRFSDQFPPQLSARLRDMYNI, from the exons ATGGAGTGGGAGCCGCAGCAGGAGTGGCTCCGACAGATCCTGCAGCTGCTCAAGGAGAGCCAGAGTCCCGACACGGACACGCAGCGACACGTGCAGCAG AAACTTGAAGAGTTGAATAAATTTCCGGActtcaataattatttaattttcgttTTGACGAAATTACTATCTGAAGATGAACCAACCCGTTCTTTGTCTGGGTTGATTTTGAAGAACAATGTAACTGCACACTACAATAGATTTCCAACCGAGGTCGCTGAATTCATAAAGCGAGAATGCCTTTCGGCCGTCGGAGATCCATCACCCTTGATTCGGGCAACCGTCGGAATCTTGATAACAACCATAGCATCGAAGGGAGAGCTTACGGCATGGCCAGAACTATTGCCATCTTTGTGCTTAATGCTTGATTCTCAGGATTATAATGTTTGTGAg gGAGCTTTTAGTGCCTTGCAAAAGATATGTGAAGATTCAACTGAATTGTTAGATAGCGATGCGTTAAACAGGCCTTTAAATATATTGATTCCAaagtttattcaatttttcCAACATTCAAGCTCTAAAATTCGATCTCAGGCTATTGCTTGTGTAAATCCTTTCATTGTGAGTAGGACACAGGCGCTAATGCAACATGTTGATCCATTTATCGAG AACTTATTTAGATTGTCAACAGATGAAGATGGTTACGTTCGTAAGAATGTCTGCCGTGCTCTTGTTATGTTACTTGAAGTACGTCTAGATAGACTCATGCCTCACATGCCCAATATAATCGAG TATATGTTGGTTCGCACACAAGATGCAGATGATGGAGTAGCACTGGAAGCATGCGAATGGTGGTTAGCTTTAGCTGAACAGGCAGTGTGCCGCGAAGTATTACAACCTCATTTACCAAGACTTCTTCCGGTCTTGGTTCATGGAATGCGCTACTCAGACATTGATATAATACTTTTAAAGGGTGATGTCGAAGATGAGGATGGTAATGTGCCTGATAGGGATCAGGATATTCGACCACGATTTCATAGATCTCGAACCCATACTGTGAGGCATACGG gTGCTGATGCTGAAGGCGGTGATTCAGATTCTGAATCTGAAGGTACTGCTGAAGATGACGGGGCATTGTCAGATTGGAATTTAAGAAAATGTTCAGCTGCTGCATTAGACGTATTAGCCAGCGTTTTTGGTAGTGACTTATTACCGGTTTTGTTTCCTATATTAAATGACACGCTATTTCATACAGATTGGGTTATTAag GAAAGTGCAATTCTTGCTTTGGGTGCGGTGGCTGAAGGTTGTATGGGAGGGATGTTGCCACAATTACCAGAATTAGTTCCATATTTAGTTGAAAGGCTATCTGATTCTAAAGCACTAGTACGTGCAATCACTTGTTGGACACTTTCACGATATTCTCATTGGGTTGTCAGTCAGCCACATGACGCTTATTTAAAACCATTAATGACTGAG ttactAAAACGTATCTTAGATGGAAATAAACGAGTCCAGGAAGCTGCATGTTCAGCTTTTGCAACACTTGAGGAAGAAGCTTGCACTGAACTGGTGCCATACTTAGGCTACATTCTTGAAACATTAGTTTTtgcattttcaaaatatcaacacaaaaatttgttgatattgTACGATGCAATCGGCACACTGGCGGACTCTGTTGGTCATCATTTAAATAAACCCGAATATATAGCACTTTTAATGCCACCTTTAATAAACAAATGGAATTTCTTAAAAGACGAAGACAAAGATTTGTTTCCTCTGCTCGAG tgtttATCAAGTGTTGCGACGGCATTGCAAGCTGGTTTTCTCCCTTATTGTGAACCTGTATTTAGACGATGTGTTTCTTTAATAGAGCAAACGCTCAATCAACACATTGTAAGTAAT GCTAATAGCCAGAGTCCAGAGCAATTCGAAGCTCCGGATAAAGATTTCATGATAGTTGCATTAGATTTACTGAGTGGATTAGCTGAAGGGTTAGATGGTCACATAGATCATcttgttttaaattcaaatttaatgcaGTTATTATATCAATGTATGCAAGATCCCATGCCAgag GTTCGACAATCATCTTTCGCATTACTAGGAGATTTGACAAAAGCGTGTTTTCAACATGTGCTTCCCAATATAGCAGATTTTCTACCAATCTTAggtcaaaatttaaatccagAATTTATATCAGTCTGTAATAATGCTACTTGGGCCATTGGAGAGATTAGCATTAAACTGG GTGGAGATATGGGAATCTATATATCATTAGTTCTGACGCAACTTATAGAAACTATAAATCGACCTAATACACCCAAAACGCTTCTGGAAAATACAG CGATAACTATCGGTCGGCTAGGTTATGTGTGCCCCCACGACGTGGCGCCTGTCTTGCAACAATTTGTTCGCCAGTG GTGTATGTCGCTCAGAAATATTCGAGATAATGAAGAGAAGGACTCTGCATTCCGCGGTATGTGTCAAATGATAACTGTAAATCCTGGTGGCGTAGTAGGCGATTTTGTGTACTTTTGTGATGCTGTAGCATCATGGGTCCACCTCAAAGAGGATCTCAAGGATATGTTCGTCAAA ATTCTACATGGATTCAAAGCGCAAGTAGGCGAGGAAAATTGGAAGAGATTCAGCGATCAGTTCCCACCGCAGCTGAGTGCTCGACTTCGTGATATGTACAACATTTAA
- the Tnpo gene encoding transportin 1 isoform X2 has product MEWEPQQEWLRQILQLLKESQSPDTDTQRHVQQKLEELNKFPDFNNYLIFVLTKLLSEDEPTRSLSGLILKNNVTAHYNRFPTEVAEFIKRECLSAVGDPSPLIRATVGILITTIASKGELTAWPELLPSLCLMLDSQDYNVCEGAFSALQKICEDSTELLDSDALNRPLNILIPKFIQFFQHSSSKIRSQAIACVNPFIVSRTQALMQHVDPFIENLFRLSTDEDGYVRKNVCRALVMLLEVRLDRLMPHMPNIIEYMLVRTQDADDGVALEACEWWLALAEQAVCREVLQPHLPRLLPVLVHGMRYSDIDIILLKGDVEDEDGNVPDRDQDIRPRFHRSRTHTVRHTGADAEGGDSDSESEGTAEDDGALSDWNLRKCSAAALDVLASVFGSDLLPVLFPILNDTLFHTDWVIKESAILALGAVAEGCMGGMLPQLPELVPYLVERLSDSKALVRAITCWTLSRYSHWVVSQPHDAYLKPLMTELLKRILDGNKRVQEAACSAFATLEEEACTELVPYLGYILETLVFAFSKYQHKNLLILYDAIGTLADSVGHHLNKPEYIALLMPPLINKWNFLKDEDKDLFPLLECLSSVATALQAGFLPYCEPVFRRCVSLIEQTLNQHIANSQSPEQFEAPDKDFMIVALDLLSGLAEGLDGHIDHLVLNSNLMQLLYQCMQDPMPEVRQSSFALLGDLTKACFQHVLPNIADFLPILGQNLNPEFISVCNNATWAIGEISIKLGGDMGIYISLVLTQLIETINRPNTPKTLLENTAITIGRLGYVCPHDVAPVLQQFVRQWCMSLRNIRDNEEKDSAFRGMCQMITVNPGGVVGDFVYFCDAVASWVHLKEDLKDMFVKILHGFKAQVGEENWKRFSDQFPPQLSARLRDMYNI; this is encoded by the exons ATGGAGTGGGAGCCGCAGCAGGAGTGGCTCCGACAGATCCTGCAGCTGCTCAAGGAGAGCCAGAGTCCCGACACGGACACGCAGCGACACGTGCAGCAG AAACTTGAAGAGTTGAATAAATTTCCGGActtcaataattatttaattttcgttTTGACGAAATTACTATCTGAAGATGAACCAACCCGTTCTTTGTCTGGGTTGATTTTGAAGAACAATGTAACTGCACACTACAATAGATTTCCAACCGAGGTCGCTGAATTCATAAAGCGAGAATGCCTTTCGGCCGTCGGAGATCCATCACCCTTGATTCGGGCAACCGTCGGAATCTTGATAACAACCATAGCATCGAAGGGAGAGCTTACGGCATGGCCAGAACTATTGCCATCTTTGTGCTTAATGCTTGATTCTCAGGATTATAATGTTTGTGAg gGAGCTTTTAGTGCCTTGCAAAAGATATGTGAAGATTCAACTGAATTGTTAGATAGCGATGCGTTAAACAGGCCTTTAAATATATTGATTCCAaagtttattcaatttttcCAACATTCAAGCTCTAAAATTCGATCTCAGGCTATTGCTTGTGTAAATCCTTTCATTGTGAGTAGGACACAGGCGCTAATGCAACATGTTGATCCATTTATCGAG AACTTATTTAGATTGTCAACAGATGAAGATGGTTACGTTCGTAAGAATGTCTGCCGTGCTCTTGTTATGTTACTTGAAGTACGTCTAGATAGACTCATGCCTCACATGCCCAATATAATCGAG TATATGTTGGTTCGCACACAAGATGCAGATGATGGAGTAGCACTGGAAGCATGCGAATGGTGGTTAGCTTTAGCTGAACAGGCAGTGTGCCGCGAAGTATTACAACCTCATTTACCAAGACTTCTTCCGGTCTTGGTTCATGGAATGCGCTACTCAGACATTGATATAATACTTTTAAAGGGTGATGTCGAAGATGAGGATGGTAATGTGCCTGATAGGGATCAGGATATTCGACCACGATTTCATAGATCTCGAACCCATACTGTGAGGCATACGG gTGCTGATGCTGAAGGCGGTGATTCAGATTCTGAATCTGAAGGTACTGCTGAAGATGACGGGGCATTGTCAGATTGGAATTTAAGAAAATGTTCAGCTGCTGCATTAGACGTATTAGCCAGCGTTTTTGGTAGTGACTTATTACCGGTTTTGTTTCCTATATTAAATGACACGCTATTTCATACAGATTGGGTTATTAag GAAAGTGCAATTCTTGCTTTGGGTGCGGTGGCTGAAGGTTGTATGGGAGGGATGTTGCCACAATTACCAGAATTAGTTCCATATTTAGTTGAAAGGCTATCTGATTCTAAAGCACTAGTACGTGCAATCACTTGTTGGACACTTTCACGATATTCTCATTGGGTTGTCAGTCAGCCACATGACGCTTATTTAAAACCATTAATGACTGAG ttactAAAACGTATCTTAGATGGAAATAAACGAGTCCAGGAAGCTGCATGTTCAGCTTTTGCAACACTTGAGGAAGAAGCTTGCACTGAACTGGTGCCATACTTAGGCTACATTCTTGAAACATTAGTTTTtgcattttcaaaatatcaacacaaaaatttgttgatattgTACGATGCAATCGGCACACTGGCGGACTCTGTTGGTCATCATTTAAATAAACCCGAATATATAGCACTTTTAATGCCACCTTTAATAAACAAATGGAATTTCTTAAAAGACGAAGACAAAGATTTGTTTCCTCTGCTCGAG tgtttATCAAGTGTTGCGACGGCATTGCAAGCTGGTTTTCTCCCTTATTGTGAACCTGTATTTAGACGATGTGTTTCTTTAATAGAGCAAACGCTCAATCAACACATT GCTAATAGCCAGAGTCCAGAGCAATTCGAAGCTCCGGATAAAGATTTCATGATAGTTGCATTAGATTTACTGAGTGGATTAGCTGAAGGGTTAGATGGTCACATAGATCATcttgttttaaattcaaatttaatgcaGTTATTATATCAATGTATGCAAGATCCCATGCCAgag GTTCGACAATCATCTTTCGCATTACTAGGAGATTTGACAAAAGCGTGTTTTCAACATGTGCTTCCCAATATAGCAGATTTTCTACCAATCTTAggtcaaaatttaaatccagAATTTATATCAGTCTGTAATAATGCTACTTGGGCCATTGGAGAGATTAGCATTAAACTGG GTGGAGATATGGGAATCTATATATCATTAGTTCTGACGCAACTTATAGAAACTATAAATCGACCTAATACACCCAAAACGCTTCTGGAAAATACAG CGATAACTATCGGTCGGCTAGGTTATGTGTGCCCCCACGACGTGGCGCCTGTCTTGCAACAATTTGTTCGCCAGTG GTGTATGTCGCTCAGAAATATTCGAGATAATGAAGAGAAGGACTCTGCATTCCGCGGTATGTGTCAAATGATAACTGTAAATCCTGGTGGCGTAGTAGGCGATTTTGTGTACTTTTGTGATGCTGTAGCATCATGGGTCCACCTCAAAGAGGATCTCAAGGATATGTTCGTCAAA ATTCTACATGGATTCAAAGCGCAAGTAGGCGAGGAAAATTGGAAGAGATTCAGCGATCAGTTCCCACCGCAGCTGAGTGCTCGACTTCGTGATATGTACAACATTTAA